One genomic window of Halolamina sediminis includes the following:
- a CDS encoding ABC transporter ATP-binding protein: MDPADSPSTGVGTDRPPGERDGDTRLRLDGVGKQYGDVWGVRDVSLDLGPGVIGLLGPNGAGKSTLMRILTTYLQPTEGAVTFDGTDVVESPNAVRERVGYLPQEFGVYPDLTAEEFLSYLAAIRGLDGSRSRERIDELLELTNLTDARDRRLGGFSGGMRQRVGIAQALLTDPELLVVDEPTVGLDPAERVRFRNVLSSLGDDRVVVLSTHIASDVESTASEVAVLDEGRLRAHTTPERLLADVSGRVWEVVVSRDDLQSLKTEYLVSTTMRRSDGVHARVVTADPPANAAAVEPTLEEAYLDLLGGDDAATTGDLS; encoded by the coding sequence ATGGACCCCGCAGACTCCCCCTCCACAGGCGTCGGGACGGATCGACCCCCCGGAGAACGCGACGGTGACACGCGACTCAGACTCGACGGCGTCGGGAAGCAGTACGGCGACGTGTGGGGCGTTCGAGACGTCTCCCTCGACCTCGGCCCGGGCGTGATCGGCCTCCTCGGGCCGAACGGCGCCGGGAAGTCGACGCTGATGCGTATCCTCACGACGTACCTCCAACCGACCGAGGGAGCCGTCACCTTCGACGGGACGGACGTGGTCGAATCGCCGAACGCCGTCCGCGAGCGGGTCGGCTACCTCCCCCAAGAGTTCGGCGTCTACCCGGACCTCACTGCCGAGGAGTTCCTCTCGTACCTCGCGGCCATCCGGGGCCTCGACGGCTCCCGATCCCGCGAGCGGATCGACGAGCTCCTCGAACTCACGAACCTGACCGACGCCCGTGACCGGCGGCTCGGTGGGTTCTCCGGCGGGATGCGCCAGCGCGTCGGGATCGCACAGGCGCTGCTGACCGACCCGGAGCTCCTCGTCGTCGACGAACCGACGGTAGGCCTCGACCCCGCCGAGCGCGTGCGCTTCCGGAACGTGCTCTCCTCGCTCGGCGACGACCGCGTCGTCGTCCTCTCGACGCATATCGCCTCCGACGTGGAGTCGACGGCCAGCGAGGTCGCCGTCCTCGACGAGGGCCGCCTGCGGGCGCATACGACGCCCGAGCGGCTGCTCGCCGACGTCTCGGGCCGGGTCTGGGAGGTCGTCGTCAGCCGCGACGACCTCCAGTCGCTCAAGACGGAGTACCTCGTCAGTACGACGATGCGGCGTAGCGACGGCGTCCACGCGCGTGTGGTGACTGCGGACCCGCCCGCGAACGCGGCGGCCGTCGAGCCCACCCTCGAAGAGGCGTATCTCGACCTGCTCGGGGGAGACGACGCGGCGACGACCGGTGATCTGTCGTGA
- a CDS encoding tyrosine-type recombinase/integrase: protein MTTELQPIEPQEAKEWYLENRRGELADATYKAHKYRLSPFVEWCNTEGDVTNMNDLSGRHFHRYKKWRREKGDCNKVTMATQLSTLKVFIDFCEGIDAVRPNLSDYIDPPTMKNKEDVNDDYVDSETAQAIIEYQRNFNYSQREHVIFELLWHTGMRNGALRAIDLDDYDNNERTLEVHHRPDEDTPLKNGKEGERVVSLKPKVNQIVQDYIDHHRFAKADEFGREPLLTTRQGRISKTSIRSNCYRTTRPCDYGLDCPHDRDTEECDAANSYHAASKCPSSHASHSLRKGAITYARRSEVPIEAVSERMDVSADVLKKHYDKRTKEQEMKNRRGHFDNI, encoded by the coding sequence ATGACGACCGAACTCCAACCCATCGAACCGCAGGAAGCGAAGGAATGGTATCTCGAAAACCGTCGCGGCGAATTGGCTGACGCCACCTACAAAGCCCACAAGTATCGGCTCTCTCCCTTCGTTGAGTGGTGCAATACCGAGGGAGACGTGACGAATATGAACGACCTCAGCGGTCGGCACTTCCACCGGTACAAGAAGTGGCGTCGGGAGAAAGGCGACTGTAACAAGGTCACGATGGCGACACAACTGAGTACGCTCAAGGTCTTCATCGACTTCTGCGAGGGAATCGACGCGGTTCGACCTAATCTGTCGGACTACATCGACCCGCCGACGATGAAGAACAAGGAGGACGTGAACGACGACTACGTTGACTCCGAAACTGCACAGGCAATCATCGAGTATCAACGGAACTTCAACTACTCTCAGCGGGAACACGTCATCTTCGAGCTACTGTGGCACACGGGGATGCGAAACGGCGCACTCCGCGCTATCGACCTCGATGACTACGACAACAACGAACGCACGCTTGAAGTCCATCACCGACCGGACGAAGACACTCCGTTGAAGAACGGGAAAGAAGGCGAGCGTGTCGTCTCTCTCAAGCCGAAGGTCAACCAAATCGTGCAGGACTATATCGACCATCATCGGTTTGCCAAGGCTGACGAATTCGGTCGTGAACCACTCCTAACAACCCGTCAGGGGCGTATCTCGAAGACCTCTATTCGAAGTAACTGCTACCGCACTACCCGCCCGTGTGATTACGGCCTTGACTGTCCACATGACCGCGACACCGAGGAATGTGATGCCGCAAATTCCTACCACGCGGCGTCGAAGTGTCCATCCTCTCACGCCTCGCACTCCCTGCGAAAAGGTGCGATTACCTACGCCCGCCGTAGTGAAGTCCCGATTGAGGCTGTCTCTGAACGGATGGACGTGAGTGCAGATGTGCTGAAGAAGCACTACGACAAACGGACGAAGGAACAGGAAATGAAGAATCGCCGAGGACACTTCGACAACATCTAA
- a CDS encoding DHH family phosphoesterase, translated as MSTGVSISSMSSYAILGCGSVGHAVAESLDAEGKDVLILDKDEDRVEALRDQDLNAVVQDIATPGVVDAVADRNVVLILASDVEANKAAVEAIRERNDDQFLVVRASDPVSGDELRELGADVVINPSEVIADSALRTLESGEMEYKARQLAEILRNADGDLAILTHHSPDPDSIASAVALRAIAESYDVDADILYDGDIGHQENRAFVNLLGIELTDRDDAPALESYGALALVDHMKSGELEIEAPIDVFIDHYEPEEAIDASFVDVRPNVSSTSTILTKYMQEFDISPSEAVATALLYGIRAETLDFKRDTTPADLTAAAYLYPFADHETLEQVESPSMSPETLDVLAEAIQNREVQGSHLISNAGFIRDRDALTQAASHLLNLEGITTTAVFGIAEDTIYLSARSKDIRLNIGKVLQDAFGEIGEAAGHSTQASVEIPLGVFGGIETTEENRDTLLSLAEEAVRRKLFEAMGVEGEASNGS; from the coding sequence ATGAGCACCGGGGTCAGCATCTCCTCGATGTCGTCGTACGCCATCCTCGGCTGCGGGAGCGTCGGGCACGCCGTCGCCGAGTCGCTCGACGCCGAGGGGAAGGACGTCCTCATCCTCGACAAGGACGAAGACCGCGTCGAGGCGCTGCGGGATCAGGACCTCAACGCGGTCGTCCAAGACATCGCGACCCCCGGCGTCGTCGACGCCGTCGCGGACCGGAACGTGGTGCTGATCCTCGCCTCAGACGTGGAGGCCAACAAGGCCGCGGTGGAGGCGATCCGGGAGCGCAACGACGACCAGTTCCTCGTCGTCCGCGCGTCCGACCCCGTCAGCGGCGACGAGCTCCGCGAACTCGGCGCCGACGTGGTGATCAACCCCTCCGAGGTGATCGCCGACTCCGCGCTGCGAACGCTGGAGTCCGGCGAGATGGAGTACAAGGCGCGCCAGCTCGCGGAGATCCTCCGCAACGCCGACGGCGACCTCGCGATCCTGACCCACCACAGCCCGGATCCCGACTCGATCGCGAGCGCGGTCGCGCTGCGAGCCATCGCCGAGAGCTACGACGTCGACGCCGACATCCTCTACGACGGCGACATCGGCCACCAGGAGAACCGCGCGTTCGTAAACCTCCTCGGGATCGAGCTCACCGACCGCGACGACGCGCCCGCGCTCGAGTCCTACGGCGCGCTCGCGCTGGTCGACCACATGAAAAGCGGCGAGCTGGAGATCGAGGCGCCGATCGACGTGTTCATCGACCACTACGAGCCTGAAGAAGCGATCGACGCCAGCTTCGTGGACGTGCGCCCGAACGTCTCCTCGACGTCGACGATCCTGACGAAGTACATGCAGGAGTTCGACATCTCCCCGAGCGAGGCGGTCGCAACCGCGCTTCTGTACGGGATTCGGGCGGAGACGCTCGACTTCAAACGGGACACGACGCCCGCCGATCTCACCGCTGCCGCGTACCTCTACCCCTTCGCGGACCACGAGACGCTCGAACAGGTCGAGTCGCCGTCGATGTCGCCGGAGACGCTGGACGTGCTCGCCGAGGCGATCCAGAACCGGGAGGTCCAGGGGAGCCACCTCATCTCCAACGCGGGGTTCATTCGCGACCGTGACGCGCTCACACAGGCCGCCTCACACCTCCTCAATCTGGAGGGGATCACCACGACCGCGGTGTTCGGCATCGCCGAGGACACGATCTACCTCTCGGCGCGCTCGAAGGACATCCGGCTCAACATCGGGAAGGTGCTGCAGGACGCCTTCGGCGAGATCGGCGAGGCCGCGGGCCACTCCACCCAGGCCAGCGTCGAGATCCCGCTGGGCGTGTTCGGCGGAATCGAGACTACCGAGGAGAACCGCGACACGCTGCTCAGCCTCGCCGAGGAGGCGGTTCGCCGGAAGCTGTTCGAAGCGATGGGCGTCGAAGGCGAGGCGTCGAACGGCTCCTGA
- a CDS encoding PRC-barrel domain-containing protein, with protein sequence MNVDSQEITALVGREVYSNNGVFVGEVEDVRLDLGAEQVTGLALSGLNEELFKGNVEGGKGVMVPYRWVRAVGDVILINDIIERLRGPEEAEETLA encoded by the coding sequence ATGAACGTCGATTCCCAAGAGATCACGGCGCTCGTGGGTCGGGAGGTCTACTCCAACAACGGGGTCTTCGTCGGCGAGGTCGAGGACGTCCGCCTCGATCTCGGCGCCGAACAGGTGACCGGGCTGGCGCTGTCGGGGCTGAACGAGGAGCTGTTCAAGGGCAACGTCGAGGGCGGCAAGGGTGTGATGGTCCCCTACCGCTGGGTGCGTGCGGTCGGCGACGTGATCCTCATCAACGACATCATCGAACGCCTCCGCGGGCCCGAAGAAGCCGAGGAGACGCTGGCGTAA
- a CDS encoding proteasome assembly chaperone family protein, which translates to MVEIRVTDDSVDPTGATLIEGMPGVGLVGKIATDHLIDEREMQEFASVRGDGIPPVTVFDGSARSVNSPVRLYIDEEAELVALRSDVPVHVMDAPLFAERLTDWIDEHDVLPIYLGGLAAERDADELPSVEGIGVGDGQAHLADAGVAPPDDGGMISGPCGALLFEAADADVEAVGLMVDTNPRFPDPQGSHALIEQGINPIAGVDADTERLVDQAEEIMEQRKELAQKMQQADRHEASQVSRTGMFQ; encoded by the coding sequence ATGGTCGAGATCCGCGTAACCGACGACTCGGTCGACCCGACGGGTGCGACGCTGATCGAAGGGATGCCGGGCGTCGGGCTGGTCGGCAAGATCGCCACCGACCATCTGATCGACGAGCGTGAGATGCAGGAGTTCGCGAGCGTTCGCGGCGATGGGATCCCCCCGGTGACGGTGTTCGACGGCTCTGCCCGGAGCGTGAACTCACCGGTCCGGCTGTACATCGACGAGGAGGCAGAGCTCGTCGCGCTCCGGAGCGACGTGCCGGTCCACGTCATGGACGCGCCGCTGTTCGCGGAGCGACTCACCGACTGGATCGACGAGCACGACGTGCTCCCCATCTACCTCGGCGGGCTCGCCGCCGAGCGCGACGCCGACGAACTGCCGTCCGTCGAGGGGATCGGCGTCGGCGACGGGCAAGCCCACCTCGCCGATGCTGGGGTCGCGCCGCCGGACGACGGCGGGATGATCTCGGGCCCCTGCGGCGCGCTGCTGTTCGAGGCCGCCGACGCCGACGTAGAGGCCGTTGGGCTAATGGTCGATACCAACCCGCGGTTCCCGGACCCGCAGGGCTCCCACGCGCTGATCGAACAGGGGATCAACCCCATCGCTGGCGTCGATGCCGACACCGAGCGGCTGGTCGATCAGGCCGAGGAGATCATGGAACAGCGCAAGGAACTCGCCCAGAAGATGCAGCAGGCCGACCGGCACGAGGCCTCACAGGTCTCCCGGACCGGGATGTTCCAGTAG
- a CDS encoding pyridoxal phosphate-dependent aminotransferase, with the protein MPQFSDRVERISISGIREVFEAAGEDAINLGLGQPDFPTPDHARQGAIDAIQAGKTDAYTGNKGIPELREGIVAKHERDLGLDYDPEQVIATAGGSEALHIALEAHVGPGDEVIIPDPGFVAYDALTKLTGAEPIPVPVRDDLTIDPAAIEDAITEDTAAFVVNSPGNPTGAVSPLADVKEFARIAEEHDLLCVSDEVYGRIVFDGEHRSPAEFAPEHTVLVDACSKTYSMTGWRLGWVAAAPERIERMLRVHQYVQACASAPAQYAAEAALSGPQGVVDGMVDSFEERRDLIVDGLTDIGLDVPAPEGAFYVMPEVPEGFVDECIDRGVVVVPGEAFGAAGEGYARVSYATSTEELEEALTIMAEAYDAVV; encoded by the coding sequence ATGCCCCAGTTCTCCGACCGCGTGGAGCGCATCTCCATCTCCGGCATCCGGGAAGTGTTCGAGGCTGCCGGCGAGGACGCGATCAACCTCGGGCTCGGTCAGCCCGACTTCCCGACGCCCGATCACGCCCGGCAGGGCGCCATCGACGCGATCCAGGCCGGGAAGACCGACGCCTACACCGGCAACAAGGGGATCCCCGAGCTCCGTGAGGGGATCGTCGCGAAGCACGAACGTGATCTCGGCCTCGACTACGATCCCGAACAGGTCATCGCGACCGCCGGGGGGAGCGAGGCGCTCCACATCGCGCTGGAAGCGCACGTCGGCCCGGGCGACGAGGTGATCATTCCGGACCCCGGCTTCGTCGCGTACGACGCGCTGACGAAGCTGACCGGCGCCGAGCCGATCCCGGTGCCGGTCCGCGACGACCTCACCATCGACCCGGCCGCCATCGAGGACGCGATCACCGAGGACACCGCGGCGTTCGTCGTCAACAGCCCGGGCAACCCGACCGGCGCGGTCTCGCCGCTCGCGGACGTGAAGGAGTTCGCCCGCATCGCCGAGGAACACGACCTGCTCTGTGTCTCCGACGAGGTGTACGGCCGGATCGTCTTCGACGGCGAGCACCGCTCGCCCGCGGAGTTCGCGCCCGAGCACACCGTCCTCGTCGACGCCTGCTCGAAGACGTACTCGATGACCGGCTGGCGGCTGGGCTGGGTCGCGGCCGCGCCCGAGCGCATCGAGCGCATGCTGCGTGTCCACCAGTACGTACAGGCCTGTGCGTCCGCGCCGGCCCAGTACGCCGCCGAGGCCGCACTCTCCGGCCCCCAAGGCGTGGTGGACGGGATGGTGGACAGCTTCGAGGAGCGCCGGGACCTGATCGTCGACGGGCTGACCGATATCGGCCTCGACGTCCCCGCCCCGGAGGGGGCGTTCTACGTGATGCCGGAAGTGCCCGAGGGGTTCGTCGACGAGTGTATCGACCGTGGAGTCGTCGTCGTTCCGGGAGAGGCGTTCGGCGCGGCCGGCGAGGGGTACGCCCGGGTCTCCTACGCGACGAGCACCGAGGAACTGGAGGAGGCGCTGACGATCATGGCGGAAGCGTACGACGCCGTGGTGTAG
- a CDS encoding RDD family protein, giving the protein MSRQPSRSPGNVDVVGARIAAQLLDYAVMFLLLIVVVFVGAGATGSRGGAESTAFFGLLVVGLGYGTVLEGAYGKTVGKMVTGIRVVGRHGRDIGYGQALVRNIPALFGGWLTWLVGMAVIAMDGQNQRLFDRAAGTYVVSDVGVGAGSAQRREEFTR; this is encoded by the coding sequence ATGTCGCGCCAGCCCTCCAGAAGTCCCGGTAACGTCGACGTCGTCGGCGCCCGCATCGCCGCACAGTTGCTCGACTACGCCGTGATGTTCCTGCTGCTGATCGTGGTCGTGTTCGTCGGCGCCGGGGCGACCGGCAGCCGCGGCGGGGCCGAATCGACCGCCTTCTTCGGGCTGCTCGTGGTCGGCCTCGGCTACGGCACCGTGCTCGAAGGCGCCTACGGGAAGACGGTCGGGAAGATGGTAACGGGAATCCGCGTCGTCGGGCGGCACGGCCGCGATATCGGCTACGGGCAGGCGTTGGTCCGCAACATCCCGGCGCTGTTCGGCGGGTGGCTCACGTGGCTGGTCGGGATGGCGGTGATCGCGATGGACGGCCAGAACCAGCGACTGTTCGACCGAGCGGCGGGGACGTACGTCGTCAGTGACGTCGGGGTCGGGGCAGGCTCCGCGCAGCGCCGCGAGGAGTTCACCCGCTGA
- a CDS encoding DEAD/DEAH box helicase family protein: MTLTLRFEDGTVRAVSDDARSPLAEIADEHAFLDADDRTGGYRAPAYRYADLRDALDERGVAYRDCVLDAEPLSLSTRYQLREYQQAALDAWHDAGDRGIVELPTGAGKTVLAIAAMAELGVPTLVVVPTIDLLDQWRRELEAEFDTAIGQFGGGEQRAAPITVSTYDSAYLKADDVGGQFGLVVFDEVHHLGGEGYREIARLLAAPARLGLTATFERPDGAHEAIADLVGPRVYTLDADDLAGEHLAEYEIRRIEVDLTPEEREAYEAAQGTFVDYLKRSNISMQRGSDYQELVKRSGRDPEAREALLAKQRARQIVREADRKVDELGRLLDRHRNDRVIVFTASTDLVYRLSERYLLPAITNETGAAERREILDRFRSGEYSRVVTANVLDEGVDVPDANVGVLLAGSGSEREFTQRLGRILRPTEDDSQALLYEVVSEETAEERVAERRR, from the coding sequence GTGACGCTCACGCTCCGCTTCGAGGACGGGACGGTTCGGGCCGTGAGCGACGACGCTCGTTCGCCGCTCGCCGAGATCGCCGACGAACACGCCTTCCTCGACGCCGACGACCGGACCGGCGGCTACCGCGCGCCGGCGTACCGCTACGCCGACCTTCGGGACGCGCTCGACGAACGGGGCGTGGCCTATCGGGACTGCGTGCTCGATGCGGAGCCGCTCTCGCTCTCGACCCGCTACCAACTGCGGGAGTACCAGCAAGCGGCGCTCGACGCGTGGCACGACGCCGGCGATCGCGGGATCGTGGAGCTCCCGACCGGCGCGGGGAAGACGGTGCTCGCGATCGCCGCGATGGCCGAACTCGGCGTCCCGACACTGGTCGTCGTCCCGACGATCGACCTGCTCGATCAGTGGCGTCGCGAACTCGAAGCGGAGTTCGACACCGCGATCGGCCAGTTCGGCGGCGGCGAACAGCGCGCCGCGCCGATCACCGTCTCCACGTACGACTCGGCGTACCTCAAGGCCGACGACGTGGGCGGGCAGTTCGGGCTCGTCGTCTTCGACGAAGTCCACCACCTCGGTGGCGAGGGGTACCGCGAGATCGCGCGGCTGCTGGCGGCGCCCGCACGGCTCGGCCTGACCGCGACGTTCGAGCGCCCCGACGGCGCCCACGAGGCCATCGCCGACCTCGTCGGGCCGCGGGTGTACACGCTCGACGCCGACGATCTCGCCGGCGAACACCTCGCCGAGTACGAGATCCGGCGGATCGAGGTTGATCTCACTCCCGAGGAGCGCGAGGCCTACGAGGCGGCTCAGGGGACGTTCGTCGACTACCTCAAGCGATCGAACATCTCGATGCAGCGCGGGAGCGACTACCAGGAGCTCGTGAAGCGCTCCGGCCGCGACCCCGAGGCACGAGAGGCGCTGCTTGCCAAACAGCGCGCCCGCCAGATCGTCCGCGAGGCCGACCGGAAAGTCGACGAGCTCGGCCGGCTGTTGGACCGCCACCGGAACGACCGCGTCATCGTGTTCACCGCGAGCACCGATCTCGTGTACCGACTCTCCGAACGGTACCTCCTGCCGGCGATCACGAACGAGACCGGCGCCGCCGAGCGCCGGGAGATCCTGGACCGCTTCCGGTCCGGAGAGTACTCCCGGGTCGTGACGGCGAACGTGCTCGACGAGGGTGTCGACGTGCCGGACGCGAACGTGGGCGTGCTGCTCGCCGGCTCGGGGAGCGAGCGGGAGTTCACCCAACGCCTCGGCCGGATTCTCCGGCCCACCGAGGACGATTCGCAGGCGCTTCTGTACGAGGTCGTCAGCGAGGAGACCGCCGAGGAGCGCGTCGCCGAGCGTCGGCGCTGA